In Mycobacterium sp. 050128, one genomic interval encodes:
- a CDS encoding SRPBCC family protein, with the protein MAVKASREFIVDAPLDVVMGALEDVSVLESWSPLHKKIEVVDRYPDGRAHHVKTTIRILGLRDKEVLEYHWGPDWVVYDVKGTAQQHGQHVEYNLKPEGIDKTRVRFDITVEPAGPIPGFVVRRAMEHVLDASIKGLRDLVARGGPDKAT; encoded by the coding sequence GTGGCTGTAAAGGCATCACGCGAATTCATAGTTGATGCGCCGCTCGACGTGGTCATGGGGGCGCTCGAGGATGTCAGCGTGCTGGAATCCTGGTCGCCACTGCATAAGAAGATCGAAGTGGTCGACCGTTATCCGGATGGCCGTGCGCACCACGTGAAAACCACCATCAGAATTCTCGGCCTGCGCGACAAAGAGGTGCTGGAATACCACTGGGGCCCGGACTGGGTGGTGTACGACGTCAAGGGAACGGCCCAACAACACGGCCAGCACGTCGAATACAACCTCAAACCCGAGGGCATCGACAAGACGCGGGTGCGGTTCGACATCACCGTCGAACCGGCCGGGCCCATTCCCGGATTCGTCGTTCGGCGCGCGATGGAACACGTTCTCGACGCCTCGATCAAGGGCTTGCGCGATCTGGTCGCGCGCGGCGGTCCGGATAAAGCAACGTAA
- a CDS encoding SRPBCC family protein has translation MAINETREVVIEASPEEILDVIADLDSVTEWSPPHQSVEILERDADGRPAKVKMKVKAAGITDEQVIEYSWGDNEVSWTLISSGQQRSQDASYKLTPKGDATLVKFELSVDPVVPLPGFVLKRAIKGTVDTGTEGLRKRVLQVKKGK, from the coding sequence ATGGCGATCAACGAAACCCGCGAAGTTGTTATCGAAGCCAGCCCCGAAGAGATCCTCGACGTCATCGCCGATCTCGACTCGGTGACCGAATGGTCGCCGCCCCACCAGAGCGTCGAAATTCTCGAGCGAGACGCCGACGGGCGCCCCGCCAAGGTCAAGATGAAAGTCAAAGCCGCAGGCATCACCGACGAGCAGGTGATCGAGTACTCGTGGGGCGACAACGAGGTGAGCTGGACGCTGATCAGCTCCGGTCAGCAGCGCTCACAAGATGCCTCCTACAAACTGACGCCGAAGGGCGACGCCACTTTGGTCAAGTTCGAGCTCAGCGTCGATCCGGTGGTGCCGCTGCCGGGCTTCGTGTTGAAGCGCGCCATCAAAGGCACCGTCGATACCGGTACCGAGGGCTTGCGCAAGCGGGTGCTGCAGGTGAAGAAGGGTAAGTAG
- a CDS encoding CaiB/BaiF CoA transferase family protein has product MTDAGPLAGIKVIELGGIGPGPHAGMMLADLGADVVRVRRPGAVAIASAAKPAEAGRPRPTVTMPAEDRDLLHRGKRIVDLDVKTHPGALLELAAKADVLLDCFRPGTCEGLGIGPDDCAAVNPRLIYARITGWGQDGPLASTAGHDINYLSQTGALSALGYADRPPMPPLNLVADFGGGSMLVLIGIAVALYERERSGRGQIVDAAMVDGVSVLAQMMWTMKAIGSLRDKRESFLLDGGSPFYRCYETSDGKYMAVGAIEPQFFAALLDGLGLSPDEVPGQLEIGSYQQMYDIFAQRFVSRTRDEWTQVFAGTDACVTPVLTWNEAATNEHLNARSTLITAHGVEQAAPAPRFSRTPAGPVGPPPAATTPIDEINW; this is encoded by the coding sequence GTGACCGATGCGGGACCCTTGGCCGGGATCAAAGTCATCGAACTCGGCGGCATCGGACCCGGGCCGCACGCGGGCATGATGCTCGCCGACCTGGGTGCCGACGTGGTGCGGGTGCGCCGCCCCGGCGCCGTGGCGATCGCAAGCGCGGCGAAGCCGGCCGAAGCGGGTCGCCCCCGACCGACCGTGACGATGCCGGCCGAGGACCGCGACCTGTTGCACCGGGGCAAGCGGATCGTCGATCTCGACGTCAAGACACACCCGGGCGCATTGCTCGAGCTTGCCGCCAAGGCCGACGTGCTGTTGGACTGCTTCCGCCCCGGCACCTGCGAAGGACTCGGGATCGGACCCGACGACTGCGCGGCGGTCAATCCGCGGCTGATCTACGCGCGGATCACCGGCTGGGGACAGGACGGGCCGTTGGCGTCCACGGCCGGGCACGACATCAACTACCTGTCGCAGACCGGTGCGCTGTCGGCGCTGGGCTACGCCGACCGGCCGCCGATGCCGCCGCTGAACCTGGTCGCCGATTTCGGCGGCGGGTCGATGCTGGTGCTGATCGGTATCGCCGTCGCGCTGTACGAACGTGAACGGTCGGGTCGCGGGCAGATCGTCGACGCCGCGATGGTCGACGGGGTCAGCGTGCTTGCCCAAATGATGTGGACCATGAAGGCAATTGGCAGCCTGCGCGATAAGCGCGAGTCGTTTCTGCTCGACGGCGGATCGCCGTTCTATCGCTGCTATGAAACCTCCGACGGCAAGTACATGGCCGTCGGCGCGATCGAGCCGCAGTTCTTCGCGGCGTTGCTCGATGGGCTCGGTCTGTCGCCCGACGAGGTGCCGGGCCAGCTTGAAATCGGTTCGTATCAGCAGATGTACGACATCTTCGCGCAGCGCTTCGTGAGCCGGACGCGAGACGAGTGGACCCAGGTTTTCGCCGGCACCGACGCCTGTGTCACGCCTGTGCTGACGTGGAACGAGGCCGCCACCAACGAACATTTGAACGCGCGGTCGACGCTGATCACCGCCCACGGCGTCGAGCAGGCCGCGCCCGCCCCGCGTTTCTCCCGAACACCGGCGGGGCCCGTCGGACCGCCGCCGGCGGCCACCACACCGATCGACGAAATCAACTGGTAG
- a CDS encoding pyridoxal phosphate-dependent aminotransferase, translating to MTVSRLRPYATTVFAEMSALAARIGAVNLGQGFPDEDGPPAMLKAAQDAIAAGANQYPPGIGIAPLRQAVAAQRKRHFGIDYDPDTEVLVTVGATEAIASAVIGLVEPGSEVLLIEPFYDSYSPVVAMAGAHRAAVPLVSDGRGFALDIDALRRAVNPATRALIVNSPHNPTGAVLSATELEAIAEIAVAADLLVITDEVYEHLVFDGHRHLPLAGFDGMAQRTITISSAAKMFNCTGWKIGWACGPAQLIAGVRAAKQYLSYVGGAPFQPAVALALDTEDAWVDDLRRSLQVRRDRLAAGLADIGFAVHDSNGSYFLCADPRPLGYDDSTTFCAALPEKVGVAAIPMSAFCDPTAPHADLWNHLVRFTFCKRDDTLDEAISRLSALKTA from the coding sequence GCCGAAATGTCGGCGCTGGCCGCGCGCATCGGCGCGGTGAACCTGGGTCAGGGCTTTCCCGACGAGGATGGACCTCCTGCGATGTTGAAGGCCGCGCAAGACGCGATCGCCGCCGGTGCCAACCAGTACCCGCCGGGAATCGGCATCGCACCGCTGCGCCAGGCCGTCGCGGCACAGCGCAAGCGGCATTTCGGCATCGACTACGACCCCGACACCGAGGTGCTGGTGACGGTCGGGGCCACCGAGGCCATCGCGTCGGCAGTCATCGGCCTGGTCGAGCCCGGCTCCGAGGTGCTGCTGATCGAGCCCTTCTACGACTCCTACTCGCCGGTCGTCGCGATGGCCGGTGCACACCGCGCCGCCGTACCGCTGGTTTCCGACGGCCGCGGCTTCGCGCTGGACATCGACGCGCTGCGGCGGGCCGTGAACCCGGCGACCCGCGCGCTCATCGTCAACTCGCCGCACAACCCCACTGGCGCCGTGCTGAGCGCGACCGAACTGGAGGCGATCGCCGAGATCGCGGTGGCGGCCGACCTTTTGGTGATCACCGACGAGGTGTACGAACATCTGGTGTTCGACGGCCACCGGCATTTGCCGCTGGCCGGTTTCGACGGCATGGCGCAGCGCACCATCACAATCTCCAGCGCGGCCAAGATGTTCAACTGCACCGGCTGGAAGATCGGGTGGGCTTGCGGCCCAGCACAACTCATCGCCGGGGTGCGCGCGGCCAAACAGTACCTGAGCTACGTCGGCGGGGCGCCGTTTCAGCCCGCGGTCGCGCTGGCGCTGGATACCGAGGACGCCTGGGTGGACGACCTGCGACGCTCGCTGCAGGTCCGGCGCGACCGGCTGGCTGCGGGCCTGGCCGACATCGGTTTCGCGGTGCACGACAGTAACGGCAGTTACTTCCTGTGCGCCGACCCGCGGCCCCTGGGATACGACGACAGCACCACGTTCTGCGCGGCACTACCGGAAAAGGTTGGCGTGGCGGCTATTCCGATGTCGGCGTTCTGCGACCCGACCGCGCCGCACGCCGATCTATGGAATCACTTGGTGCGCTTCACCTTTTGCAAACGCGACGACACCCTCGACGAGGCGATCAGTCGACTGTCCGCACTCAAGACTGCTTAG
- a CDS encoding SRPBCC family protein, translating to MAIRASSEIVIAAPPEVIMEALADMDAVPSWSPLHKRVDVVDRYPDGLPHHVRMTIRVSGIADTEMVEYHWGPDWMVWDAQKTSQQHAQHGEYNLEREGDDKTRVRFSLTIELRAPLPRFWVRSAGNKILYAALEGLRKRVLGDEDSKQS from the coding sequence GTGGCCATACGCGCATCGTCGGAAATTGTCATTGCGGCGCCCCCGGAAGTGATCATGGAGGCGCTGGCCGACATGGACGCCGTGCCCTCGTGGTCTCCGTTGCACAAGCGGGTCGATGTCGTCGACCGATATCCCGACGGCCTGCCGCACCACGTGCGAATGACGATCAGGGTGAGCGGCATCGCCGACACCGAAATGGTCGAATATCACTGGGGTCCCGACTGGATGGTGTGGGATGCGCAGAAGACCTCGCAGCAACACGCCCAACATGGCGAATACAACTTGGAGCGTGAGGGCGACGACAAGACCCGGGTCCGATTCAGCCTTACGATCGAGCTGAGGGCGCCGCTGCCCAGGTTCTGGGTGCGCTCGGCGGGCAACAAAATCCTCTACGCCGCGCTGGAAGGCCTGCGTAAGCGCGTGCTGGGCGACGAGGATTCTAAGCAGTCTTGA